A stretch of Treponema vincentii F0403 DNA encodes these proteins:
- a CDS encoding TldD/PmbA family protein, with the protein MSCDQEMMCEMDSDFKWHFESLAEFFFDELLPNEQASVSYSAEDTYFLRMNHAKVRQNGFVRQAEISVTLYKNKRTYSFVQGLSCLIDQDKETLAAALEDARSIIAQLPEDPYQSIPIADDDSETIYDGTLLPQGTIEKTLLEPVSDLDFAGLFSQGIICRGAANTAGSRHWFQTRTFIFDYSIWLKNGRAVKGLYAGRDWQQAEYEKRIADARQSLQVLALEPKKIEPGKYRVFIAADALVDVVEFFSWNGFGERGMQQGESAYLALKEGRERFSEAFNLTQDFSIGVEPAFNGEGEAAPEKLTVIEKGKLVHTIVSSRSEKQYGTKANGADADEGFRSAVIGAGTLAEADALKELGTGIYISNFHYLNWSDPATARVTGMTRFACLWVENGKVVAPIADMRWDESLYNMFGANLIALTKERKLFVDTNTYEERAVGGCLLPGILVKDFNCTL; encoded by the coding sequence ATGAGTTGTGATCAAGAAATGATGTGCGAAATGGATTCCGATTTTAAATGGCATTTTGAATCGCTTGCGGAATTCTTTTTTGACGAACTGTTACCCAATGAGCAGGCATCCGTAAGCTACAGCGCGGAGGATACCTACTTTCTGCGCATGAATCACGCCAAGGTACGGCAAAACGGTTTTGTGCGGCAGGCGGAAATCTCGGTTACCCTGTATAAAAACAAGAGAACCTACAGTTTTGTACAAGGTTTGAGCTGCCTTATCGATCAGGATAAGGAGACCCTTGCCGCAGCGCTGGAAGATGCACGCAGCATTATTGCGCAGCTCCCCGAAGATCCCTATCAGTCTATCCCGATTGCGGACGATGATTCCGAAACGATTTATGACGGTACCCTGCTCCCGCAAGGTACAATAGAAAAGACACTGCTTGAGCCTGTTTCCGATTTGGATTTTGCCGGTCTTTTTTCACAGGGGATAATCTGCCGCGGCGCTGCCAATACTGCGGGCTCACGGCATTGGTTCCAGACAAGGACATTCATATTCGACTATTCAATTTGGCTGAAGAACGGACGCGCCGTAAAAGGATTGTACGCGGGGCGCGACTGGCAGCAAGCGGAATACGAAAAGCGCATCGCGGATGCACGGCAGAGTTTACAGGTACTTGCGCTCGAACCGAAAAAAATCGAGCCGGGCAAATACCGCGTTTTTATTGCTGCGGATGCCTTGGTGGATGTCGTAGAGTTTTTCTCGTGGAACGGCTTCGGGGAGCGGGGAATGCAGCAGGGCGAAAGCGCCTATCTTGCATTAAAAGAAGGGCGGGAACGGTTTTCCGAAGCCTTCAATTTAACTCAAGATTTTTCCATCGGTGTGGAACCTGCGTTTAACGGCGAAGGAGAAGCCGCCCCGGAAAAACTAACCGTTATCGAAAAAGGAAAGCTCGTTCATACCATCGTAAGTTCCCGCTCGGAAAAACAGTACGGAACAAAAGCAAACGGAGCCGATGCAGACGAGGGCTTCCGTTCCGCGGTAATCGGCGCGGGTACGCTTGCCGAAGCGGATGCGCTCAAGGAACTGGGCACGGGTATCTACATTTCAAACTTCCACTACCTAAACTGGAGCGATCCTGCAACTGCCCGCGTAACGGGTATGACCCGCTTTGCCTGCCTCTGGGTAGAAAACGGAAAAGTCGTAGCCCCCATTGCGGATATGCGCTGGGATGAGTCCCTGTACAATATGTTCGGAGCAAACCTCATTGCGCTCACCAAAGAACGGAAGCTCTTTGTAGACACCAATACCTACGAAGAACGCGCGGTAGGCGGCTGTCTTTTGCCCGGAATCTTGGTTAAGGATTTCAACTGCACGCTGTAA
- a CDS encoding flagellin gives MVINHNMSAMFAQRTLGVTDVRIGKDIEKLSSGLRINRAGDDASGLAVSEKMRAQIRGLNQASANASNGISFIQVAEAYLQETTDIMQRIRELAVQASNGIYSAEDRMQIQVEVSQLVAEVDRIASSAQFNGMNMLTGRFAREGGENAVTGSMWFHIGANMDQRIRVYIGTMTAHALGVRDLSDNRTMTIETAEDANHSIGTIDEALKKINKQRADLGAYQNRLEMAVVGIDIAAENMQASESRIRDADMAKQMVEYTRNQILNQSGTAMLAQANSNTQLVLSLLR, from the coding sequence ATGGTTATCAATCACAACATGAGTGCAATGTTTGCACAGCGTACATTAGGTGTTACCGATGTACGTATCGGCAAGGACATCGAAAAACTGTCAAGCGGTTTGCGTATCAACCGTGCAGGCGACGATGCTTCCGGTCTTGCTGTTTCCGAAAAAATGCGCGCTCAAATCCGCGGCTTAAATCAAGCCTCGGCAAACGCATCGAACGGGATCAGCTTTATTCAGGTTGCCGAAGCGTACTTGCAGGAAACCACCGATATTATGCAGCGTATCCGCGAGTTGGCGGTGCAAGCGTCAAACGGCATTTACAGTGCGGAAGACCGCATGCAAATTCAGGTTGAAGTTTCTCAGCTTGTTGCCGAAGTTGACCGCATTGCAAGTTCCGCTCAGTTCAACGGCATGAATATGCTGACCGGACGTTTTGCACGTGAAGGCGGAGAAAATGCCGTAACGGGATCTATGTGGTTCCACATCGGCGCCAATATGGATCAACGTATCCGTGTGTATATCGGTACTATGACCGCTCATGCTCTCGGCGTACGTGATCTGAGCGATAATAGAACGATGACTATCGAAACTGCGGAAGACGCTAATCACAGTATCGGTACAATCGACGAGGCGTTAAAGAAAATCAACAAGCAGCGGGCAGACCTCGGCGCATACCAGAACAGACTGGAAATGGCCGTTGTCGGAATTGACATCGCCGCAGAAAATATGCAGGCATCCGAATCACGTATCCGCGATGCGGATATGGCCAAGCAGATGGTTGAGTACACGAGAAATCAAATACTCAATCAGTCCGGTACGGCAATGTTGGCGCAAGCGAATTCAAACACGCAGCTTGTGCTTTCATTATTGCGGTAA
- the fliD gene encoding flagellar filament capping protein FliD — MNIPGIGAGKYDNLIETLMKKERAPRDSAAEDLKKYEQQNAIWRKINQFSTEIREKTRDLYSFNNPFVEKTVASSNERAVTATASRDAREQTFKISINQIAQADSFLSNEVSKDFQVPKGLYTFTVGEKKLSVNWQGGKYRSFIDAVNKKGKDVIRISEIKTSPGAVSLLFESQLTGEANRLEFSDDALSFALENGLIKKNDRLAVDVEKTEIAVPAQTTERIAFSKPVRGSQQYVLEYTVSLQNNADVSAPPSGQGEQASSGGNPIYEQVGTVSYKGVTVTNAPSDSSIVPETLGLNPVPAAPVEDYNVLSLVSSRGTLIPLPPLADTAEVQTFSIPLSEYGDITGITVHNNNTDKTVSLAQIKVYDPKATGEYIPVNPVSQAQEASLTFEGIPVKRSTNKIDDLIPGVTLQLEDKTDKPESISIKPDPQPAKDAIIEFVAKYNRLLAEINIVTSNQQAVIDEIEYFTDDERKTAEENLGALFGDTTLSSLKNNLRQIVANVYRRNTDTPIRTLSQIGISTKSDTSSALNEARLRGYLEIDEKKLDEALKNSIEDVRYLFGYDTDNDVLIDDGVAYQVFKQIDPYVQRGGIFSTRTNGLAARIKTSKDKIARYDQALEKKEQELRQKYGDMDGSLRNLQKQSDMINNFSRQNRGGSDN, encoded by the coding sequence ATGAATATTCCCGGCATAGGGGCCGGTAAATATGATAATCTCATTGAAACGCTGATGAAAAAAGAGCGTGCCCCGCGCGATTCAGCAGCTGAAGATTTAAAAAAATATGAACAGCAGAATGCTATTTGGCGAAAAATAAACCAATTCTCTACCGAAATCCGGGAAAAAACACGGGACTTATATTCTTTTAATAACCCTTTCGTCGAAAAGACCGTTGCATCTTCCAATGAACGGGCGGTAACGGCAACCGCTTCACGGGATGCCCGCGAACAAACCTTTAAAATTTCCATCAATCAGATTGCTCAGGCCGATTCTTTTTTATCAAACGAAGTATCGAAAGATTTTCAAGTTCCGAAAGGCCTATATACCTTTACCGTCGGCGAAAAAAAACTGTCGGTAAATTGGCAGGGCGGAAAATACCGGAGCTTTATCGATGCCGTCAATAAAAAAGGAAAAGATGTTATCCGTATTTCGGAAATAAAAACGTCGCCGGGCGCCGTTTCGTTGCTTTTTGAATCGCAGCTGACGGGAGAAGCAAATAGATTAGAGTTTTCCGATGATGCGTTATCCTTTGCACTTGAAAACGGTCTGATAAAAAAGAACGATCGCCTCGCAGTCGATGTCGAAAAAACGGAGATCGCAGTTCCTGCGCAGACAACGGAACGTATTGCGTTTTCCAAGCCGGTACGAGGTTCGCAGCAGTACGTGCTGGAATATACCGTGTCTCTGCAGAATAATGCTGATGTATCCGCGCCGCCTTCCGGTCAAGGAGAGCAAGCTTCTTCCGGAGGAAATCCTATTTACGAGCAAGTCGGTACGGTGTCGTACAAGGGCGTAACCGTAACCAATGCACCGAGCGATTCAAGTATCGTGCCCGAAACACTCGGCCTAAATCCGGTACCGGCCGCTCCTGTGGAAGACTATAATGTACTGTCTTTGGTTTCATCGCGCGGAACGCTTATCCCGTTGCCCCCGCTTGCCGATACGGCCGAAGTTCAAACTTTCAGCATTCCGCTGAGCGAATACGGCGACATTACCGGAATTACCGTGCACAATAACAACACCGATAAGACCGTTTCGTTGGCGCAGATTAAAGTATATGACCCGAAAGCAACGGGCGAGTACATACCGGTTAATCCCGTTTCGCAGGCACAGGAGGCATCTCTTACGTTTGAAGGTATTCCTGTAAAGCGGAGCACAAATAAGATAGACGATCTTATTCCGGGAGTAACACTACAGTTGGAAGATAAAACCGATAAACCGGAAAGCATCAGTATTAAACCGGATCCGCAGCCGGCAAAAGATGCGATTATCGAATTTGTCGCAAAATACAACCGGCTTTTGGCCGAAATCAATATCGTAACGAGCAATCAGCAAGCGGTTATCGACGAAATCGAATATTTTACCGACGATGAGCGTAAAACGGCGGAAGAAAATCTCGGGGCTCTTTTCGGCGATACGACGCTGTCTTCTTTAAAGAATAATCTGCGTCAGATTGTGGCAAATGTGTACCGCAGAAATACCGATACCCCGATACGGACGTTATCCCAAATTGGCATATCGACCAAGTCGGACACAAGTTCGGCGCTTAACGAAGCCCGGCTCCGTGGATACTTGGAAATCGATGAAAAGAAACTGGATGAAGCTTTAAAAAATTCGATAGAAGATGTCCGTTACCTCTTCGGATATGATACCGATAACGATGTGTTAATCGATGACGGGGTTGCGTATCAGGTATTTAAACAGATAGATCCGTATGTACAGCGGGGTGGAATTTTTTCTACGCGGACAAACGGATTGGCAGCCCGGATTAAAACAAGCAAGGATAAAATTGCACGGTACGATCAAGCACTGGAAAAAAAAGAACAGGAGCTGCGACAGAAGTATGGGGATATGGATGGGTCTTTGCGGAATCTGCAAAAGCAGTCGGATATGATCAATAATTTCAGCAGGCAAAATAGAGGCGGTTCGGATAACTAG
- a CDS encoding leucine-rich repeat domain-containing protein: MNSNKKKMNRLFSWGAMVMLAVLVVGCNPNVSASSSAEKFTVTFTVNGENGKLTAMIDGKAVTSPVQVETEKTVIFTAEPSQSTVPNQSYIVDTWSVTPSSALMEGGQVENTIAKIKVTANTTVTVTFKLITYKLIAYNALDSYLKNTASESEINYIKVTGLTADKLLGSASEASPLGKTLQKYPTKRVALTFGDTAIAGLTDMANCFYNCTSLVHVSGIPDGVRKMDSCFEDCANLMQAPNIPDGVTDMDSCFYDCTKLQQVPNIPDSVTDMTRCFGFCTSLMQVPNIPDGVTDMTSCFFKCRALTSVTLKCKYSEGKFNNAFWDCKSLTVGSIKVPAVLLNDYRNNVAKMDAKLEWFAAE, translated from the coding sequence ATGAATAGTAATAAGAAAAAAATGAACCGGCTCTTTAGCTGGGGTGCAATGGTAATGCTTGCTGTTTTAGTAGTAGGCTGCAACCCGAATGTAAGCGCGAGCTCATCTGCGGAAAAGTTTACGGTAACCTTTACCGTAAATGGTGAGAACGGAAAACTTACTGCCATGATAGACGGAAAAGCAGTTACCTCGCCTGTACAAGTTGAAACGGAAAAGACCGTTATCTTTACGGCAGAACCCAGTCAAAGTACAGTGCCCAATCAAAGTTATATCGTAGATACGTGGTCAGTGACCCCTTCGTCTGCGCTTATGGAAGGCGGACAGGTAGAAAATACGATTGCGAAGATAAAAGTTACTGCAAATACAACGGTAACCGTAACGTTTAAGCTTATCACATATAAGTTAATCGCATACAATGCGTTAGACTCTTATCTTAAAAACACCGCATCCGAAAGTGAAATTAATTACATTAAAGTAACCGGCCTTACAGCAGACAAGTTGCTGGGGAGTGCTTCCGAAGCAAGTCCGTTGGGAAAGACACTGCAAAAATATCCCACAAAACGGGTTGCACTTACATTCGGCGATACAGCAATAGCCGGTCTTACAGATATGGCCAACTGCTTTTACAATTGCACAAGCCTGGTACACGTATCCGGCATTCCTGATGGAGTTAGGAAGATGGACAGTTGCTTTGAAGACTGTGCAAACCTGATGCAAGCACCGAACATCCCCGACGGAGTTACGGATATGGACAGTTGCTTTTACGACTGTACAAAGCTTCAGCAAGTGCCGAACATCCCGGATAGTGTTACGGATATGACTAGATGCTTTGGGTTCTGTACCAGCCTTATGCAAGTACCGAATATCCCCGATGGTGTTACGGATATGACCAGCTGTTTTTTCAAATGCAGAGCACTTACATCCGTTACACTGAAATGCAAATATAGCGAAGGCAAATTTAATAATGCTTTCTGGGATTGCAAGAGTTTAACGGTAGGCAGCATAAAGGTTCCGGCTGTTTTACTGAATGACTATCGAAATAATGTAGCGAAGATGGATGCAAAACTAGAATGGTTTGCTGCGGAATAA
- a CDS encoding TldD/PmbA family protein, with product MKVNIHRLLKEATDAAPQAEWIGLRRVTNRLTMFSAIDGKFDQAAGGADEGVMLEVLYKGTFGYAATADLSSGGIKRAAEQAFAAAQAAQPYGIYRFDRTVRPAAQVRYATKREKLSGIPAAETVDLLCSICDAAKVSSGIIQTAAYCQTGISETETVSTNGADIRQTVRFGGINMNAVAREGDIIQQRSAHGHSALTYQGGRELFNPETLHEQARKAGTEAVELLTAEPCPTGKRTLVLMPDQMMLQIHESVGHALEIDRILGDERNFAGGSFITLEDVGSFRYGSPLMNVAFDPTIAQELASYGADDIGNTAVKEYLIKGGILIRALGSLESQKRSGLHGVANQRACSWNRPPIDRMANLNLEAGTSSFDSIISSIENGILMFSNRSWSIDDYRNKFQFGCEYAKLIENGKLTKTVRDPNYRGISRFFWNNLCAVGDQSTFGVFGTPNCGKGEPNQVIRVGHASPVCAFSDVEVFGGGK from the coding sequence ATGAAAGTAAATATACACCGGCTTTTAAAAGAGGCAACAGACGCTGCCCCGCAGGCCGAGTGGATCGGATTACGGAGAGTTACCAACCGCCTGACGATGTTTTCCGCCATAGACGGTAAATTTGACCAAGCTGCAGGCGGCGCCGACGAAGGTGTTATGCTGGAGGTATTGTACAAGGGAACCTTCGGCTATGCGGCAACCGCCGACCTCAGCAGCGGCGGGATCAAACGCGCAGCGGAGCAAGCTTTTGCAGCTGCACAGGCAGCGCAGCCTTACGGCATCTACCGTTTTGACCGGACGGTACGCCCCGCCGCGCAGGTACGCTATGCCACAAAACGCGAAAAATTAAGCGGGATTCCCGCCGCCGAAACGGTGGATCTCTTGTGCAGTATCTGCGATGCGGCAAAAGTTTCTTCCGGCATTATACAAACCGCTGCCTATTGCCAAACCGGCATCAGCGAAACGGAAACGGTTTCCACCAACGGCGCAGATATCCGGCAAACCGTCCGTTTCGGCGGCATCAACATGAATGCCGTCGCGCGGGAAGGAGATATTATCCAGCAGCGGAGCGCGCACGGACATTCGGCGCTTACCTATCAGGGCGGCAGGGAGCTGTTCAACCCGGAGACGCTGCATGAGCAAGCACGCAAAGCAGGTACGGAAGCCGTTGAGCTCTTGACCGCCGAACCGTGCCCGACCGGAAAGCGGACACTCGTACTGATGCCCGACCAGATGATGCTGCAAATTCACGAAAGCGTCGGGCATGCGCTGGAGATAGACCGCATCCTCGGCGACGAGCGCAACTTTGCAGGCGGCAGCTTTATCACGCTGGAGGATGTCGGCAGCTTCCGCTACGGCTCCCCGCTGATGAACGTCGCCTTCGACCCGACCATCGCGCAGGAACTGGCAAGCTACGGAGCCGACGACATCGGCAACACCGCGGTAAAAGAATACCTGATTAAAGGCGGCATCTTGATACGGGCGCTCGGCAGTTTGGAAAGCCAAAAACGTTCGGGGCTGCACGGCGTTGCCAACCAGCGTGCCTGTTCATGGAACCGCCCGCCCATCGACCGGATGGCAAACCTCAACCTCGAAGCGGGAACGAGCAGCTTCGATTCGATAATCTCTTCTATCGAAAACGGCATTCTGATGTTCTCCAACCGTTCATGGTCAATCGACGACTACCGCAATAAATTCCAATTCGGCTGCGAGTACGCTAAGTTGATCGAAAACGGCAAACTGACAAAAACCGTGCGCGACCCGAACTACCGCGGCATTTCACGGTTCTTTTGGAACAACCTCTGCGCAGTCGGCGACCAAAGCACCTTCGGAGTGTTCGGCACCCCGAATTGCGGCAAGGGAGAGCCAAATCAAGTGATACGGGTAGGACACGCAAGTCCCGTATGCGCATTCAGCGATGTTGAAGTATTTGGAGGCGGAAAATGA
- the murA gene encoding UDP-N-acetylglucosamine 1-carboxyvinyltransferase — protein sequence MYEYHIEGGFPVKGTVKASGNKNAALPCIAAAVLTDQPVTLKNLPEIEDVFVMFEIFKSFGGTVTKCAPNEYTLQLKTVTGYEVPAPLAQKIRASILFAGPLLARHGKVMMTPPGGDVIGRRRLDTHFLALTELGAQVKINGHFLFSANKLIGQDIFLDEASVTATENAVMAAVIAEGETVITNAASEPHIQDLCKLLNTMGAKISGIGSNILTIQGVRQLRGAEYRIGADYMEVGSFIGLAAVTHGSLTITDINPPDMRPIKLAFNKLGIRWEIDGTSLTVPAQQSLKVNCDLGGMIPKIDDAPWPGFPADLTSIMTVIATQVEGTVLIHEKMFEARMFFVDKLIGMGARITLCDPHRAVVTGPGTLHGSELVSPDVRAGMALVIAACCARGESLIRNVYQIERGYEHLIDRFNALGVHIERKPICV from the coding sequence ATGTATGAATATCATATTGAAGGCGGTTTTCCGGTAAAAGGTACCGTTAAGGCAAGTGGAAATAAGAATGCCGCGCTTCCTTGTATCGCCGCCGCCGTTCTTACCGATCAGCCCGTTACCTTAAAGAATCTCCCCGAAATTGAAGATGTTTTTGTAATGTTTGAAATCTTCAAATCGTTCGGCGGAACAGTAACCAAATGCGCTCCGAATGAATATACGCTGCAATTAAAAACCGTAACCGGTTATGAGGTGCCGGCGCCGCTTGCCCAAAAGATACGGGCATCTATTTTGTTTGCAGGGCCGCTGCTTGCCCGTCACGGAAAAGTTATGATGACCCCGCCCGGCGGCGATGTTATCGGCCGGCGGCGGCTGGATACGCATTTTTTGGCTCTAACGGAACTCGGTGCACAGGTAAAGATAAACGGGCATTTTTTATTTTCGGCGAATAAACTTATTGGACAGGATATTTTCTTGGATGAAGCCTCCGTAACCGCTACCGAAAATGCGGTGATGGCTGCGGTAATCGCCGAGGGAGAAACCGTTATCACCAATGCGGCAAGCGAGCCGCACATTCAAGATCTCTGCAAACTGTTGAATACAATGGGAGCAAAGATAAGCGGTATCGGTTCGAATATTCTTACCATTCAGGGTGTGCGGCAGCTGCGCGGCGCCGAATACCGCATCGGGGCGGATTACATGGAAGTGGGTTCGTTTATCGGACTTGCAGCGGTAACGCACGGCTCTCTTACCATTACCGATATTAATCCGCCCGATATGCGGCCGATAAAGCTTGCGTTTAACAAGCTTGGTATCCGTTGGGAAATCGACGGGACGAGCCTTACCGTTCCCGCGCAGCAGAGTTTAAAGGTCAACTGCGACCTCGGCGGTATGATCCCTAAGATTGACGACGCGCCGTGGCCGGGTTTCCCTGCCGACCTTACCAGTATTATGACGGTTATCGCCACACAGGTGGAAGGCACGGTGCTTATCCACGAAAAGATGTTTGAAGCCCGTATGTTCTTTGTCGATAAGCTCATCGGTATGGGCGCCCGTATTACGCTTTGCGACCCGCACCGCGCCGTCGTTACCGGCCCCGGTACCCTGCACGGTTCCGAGCTGGTTTCTCCCGATGTGCGCGCGGGGATGGCACTTGTAATTGCCGCCTGCTGTGCCCGCGGTGAAAGCCTTATTCGGAACGTATATCAAATCGAACGCGGCTATGAACACCTCATCGACCGGTTCAACGCACTCGGTGTCCACATAGAACGGAAACCGATTTGCGTATAA
- a CDS encoding flagellin, with protein sequence MIINHNMSAMYAQRHTGIVETSIAKDIEKLSSGMRINRAGDDASGLAVSEKMRSQIRGLNQAGQNIQNGVSFIQATEGYLAETTDIMQRMRELAVQAANGIYSAEDRMQIQVEVSQLVDEVDRIASHAQFNGMNLLTGRFAKDSATGPMQLHVGANMDQSEKLFVGTMTAMALGLAGGAQGGEGDMITISSVEGANMAIGTIDNALKQINKQRADLGAYQNRFELAYNGVAIASENLQAAESRIRDADMAKEVVEYTKNQILMQSGTAMLAQANTQPQSVVRLLQ encoded by the coding sequence ATGATTATTAACCACAACATGAGCGCTATGTATGCACAGCGCCACACAGGCATTGTCGAGACAAGCATTGCAAAAGACATCGAAAAGCTTTCCAGCGGTATGCGCATTAACCGCGCAGGCGACGATGCTTCCGGACTTGCAGTATCCGAAAAAATGAGAAGCCAAATTCGCGGTTTGAATCAAGCAGGGCAGAACATACAGAACGGTGTTTCTTTTATCCAAGCAACAGAAGGATATTTAGCTGAAACCACCGATATTATGCAGCGTATGCGCGAGTTAGCAGTTCAGGCTGCCAACGGTATCTATTCTGCAGAAGACCGTATGCAAATTCAGGTTGAAGTTTCTCAGCTCGTAGACGAAGTAGACCGCATTGCAAGCCATGCTCAATTCAACGGTATGAACTTGCTTACCGGACGCTTTGCGAAAGATTCTGCAACCGGCCCGATGCAGTTGCATGTTGGTGCAAACATGGATCAGTCCGAAAAGCTCTTTGTTGGCACAATGACCGCTATGGCTCTTGGTCTTGCAGGCGGTGCACAGGGCGGCGAAGGTGATATGATCACCATTTCCTCTGTAGAAGGCGCTAACATGGCAATCGGTACTATCGACAATGCGTTAAAGCAGATCAACAAGCAGCGCGCAGACCTCGGTGCATATCAGAACCGTTTTGAACTTGCATATAATGGTGTTGCAATCGCTTCTGAAAACTTGCAAGCTGCTGAATCACGCATCCGCGATGCTGATATGGCTAAAGAAGTTGTCGAATACACCAAGAATCAAATCTTGATGCAGTCCGGCACAGCAATGCTCGCACAGGCGAATACACAACCCCAGTCGGTTGTTCGTCTCCTTCAATAG
- a CDS encoding histidine kinase N-terminal 7TM domain-containing diguanylate cyclase, with amino-acid sequence MTDILNFFRILNAITAFIIAVCSLTKSTENPVFKPIAYLASMIGFWNLIRFFLVQTHELQLSFIMTRFIYTCIAFSALFLFYYAQFYCIPNVPSFCRRLVAIIPVITCILSITANKHSFFISLNPEAETFDMGARPYIYGAWFYVHILYSYALIFLSCVLFFIKLFSPQVKNRKEVIAITAAVCMFTVMNIIGTFIAQTELITLLSLLAHLFSINALYFLTYRDMDQKGLYLGKKDFFEDFTQPVLIFNTKSELLKANTVAVQFFTQSNIPIQPYALYGDMFCGRFFVPIQSRNQTDYALYMQHRTTGKVFLCHKKPVLNPQSNKSIGTTIIMYDAGMLGELIQKIEQNAFTDALCGCLNRNCFELRKGTIVQNAVKPCLLLAADIDDLKEVNDTFGHSAGDDYIQTCAAILQQAINTPNTLFRIGGDEFVAFIPHCTETDAATIVKKIETLCTNQKKSWKVSISVGCSIINGNHNDLIQHFIQADDAMYANKQKHKQQLVDI; translated from the coding sequence ATGACGGATATCCTTAATTTTTTTCGCATTCTTAACGCGATAACCGCCTTTATCATAGCGGTATGTTCATTAACAAAGAGCACAGAAAATCCTGTCTTTAAACCTATTGCTTACTTAGCTTCCATGATCGGTTTTTGGAATTTAATACGCTTTTTTTTAGTGCAAACACACGAACTTCAGCTGAGTTTTATTATGACACGATTCATCTATACGTGTATTGCATTTTCAGCGCTGTTTTTATTTTACTATGCACAATTCTACTGCATACCGAATGTTCCTTCTTTCTGCCGCAGATTGGTAGCGATTATTCCCGTCATAACTTGTATCCTGAGCATTACGGCAAACAAGCACTCGTTTTTTATCAGTTTAAATCCGGAAGCGGAAACATTCGATATGGGAGCCCGTCCATATATTTATGGTGCATGGTTTTACGTACATATCCTGTACAGCTATGCGCTAATCTTCCTTTCGTGTGTTTTATTTTTTATCAAACTGTTTTCACCTCAAGTAAAAAACCGTAAAGAAGTTATCGCCATAACGGCTGCCGTCTGCATGTTTACCGTAATGAATATCATCGGCACGTTTATTGCACAAACGGAACTGATAACCTTACTTTCGCTGCTTGCTCATTTGTTCAGTATTAACGCACTGTATTTCTTAACCTATCGCGATATGGATCAAAAAGGACTCTATCTCGGAAAAAAAGATTTCTTTGAAGATTTTACTCAACCGGTGCTCATCTTTAATACAAAAAGCGAATTACTTAAAGCAAATACCGTTGCCGTGCAATTTTTTACTCAATCGAATATACCCATCCAACCGTATGCGTTGTACGGCGATATGTTCTGCGGCCGTTTTTTTGTGCCTATTCAATCTCGAAATCAGACCGATTATGCGCTGTACATGCAGCACAGAACAACGGGAAAGGTATTCCTTTGTCATAAAAAGCCGGTTTTAAACCCTCAAAGCAACAAAAGCATCGGGACAACCATTATTATGTATGATGCCGGTATGTTGGGTGAACTTATACAAAAGATTGAACAAAACGCATTTACCGATGCTCTCTGCGGATGTTTAAACCGCAACTGCTTTGAATTACGAAAAGGAACAATCGTACAAAATGCCGTAAAACCCTGTCTTTTGCTTGCCGCCGATATTGATGATCTTAAAGAGGTCAACGACACATTCGGCCACAGTGCAGGGGACGATTATATTCAAACATGCGCGGCGATACTGCAGCAAGCGATAAATACGCCGAATACGCTGTTCCGTATAGGGGGAGATGAATTTGTTGCCTTTATCCCGCACTGTACCGAAACGGATGCAGCAACTATCGTAAAAAAAATAGAAACACTCTGTACAAATCAAAAAAAGTCTTGGAAGGTTTCCATTTCAGTAGGTTGTTCAATTATAAACGGCAATCATAACGATCTGATACAACATTTTATACAAGCGGATGATGCTATGTATGCGAATAAGCAAAAACATAAGCAACAGCTTGTAGATATTTAA